Proteins from one Ramlibacter sp. PS4R-6 genomic window:
- a CDS encoding SRPBCC family protein, producing MKEEIAAPIAEVWALLRNFGDIEIWAKARVVRVDGTGVGAIRHVEGSAGPVVERCEAHDEAAHSFSYSLVESPWPLANYVATVRLASLGANRCAIEWSANFDPTPGAPPDIRELVEKTFRGNFIANLRKGVAG from the coding sequence GTGAAAGAGGAAATCGCCGCACCCATCGCCGAAGTGTGGGCGTTGCTGAGAAACTTCGGCGACATCGAGATCTGGGCGAAGGCCCGCGTGGTGCGGGTCGACGGGACGGGTGTCGGGGCGATCCGCCACGTCGAAGGCAGTGCCGGCCCCGTCGTCGAGCGCTGCGAGGCCCATGACGAGGCGGCGCACAGCTTCAGCTATTCCCTGGTCGAGTCCCCGTGGCCGCTGGCCAACTATGTCGCCACCGTGCGCCTGGCCTCGCTCGGTGCGAACCGGTGCGCCATCGAGTGGAGCGCGAACTTCGATCCGACCCCTGGGGCACCGCCGGACATACGCGAGCTGGTGGAGAAAACGTTCCGGGGCAACTTCATTGCCAACCTGCGGAAAGGCGTTGCCGGCTGA